AAGCCAAAGCCACGCTTTGGTGTTCCATTGCCTTGATGTAAAAAAAGAAAGCCACTAAAACGACTACCGTACTTAATAGGACCACATTGGCAATCTTCTGTTTTCTGGCCACTTGGCCAATTTTGTCCTTCACGCCCTTGAAACTTGCTTTGGAAGGCTTTGGGATGGGTTGTTCCTTCCAGTTTTGTTTTATGTTGTCAAAATCATCCATGATGTACACATTTTGAAAGTTGGGTTTTAATGCGATGTATCCTCGTTCGTATCGCCGTATGGTTCATTCCCATAACAGCGGCTATTTCTTTTTGGGCAAGCCCTTCCAATTCCATTAAAATGATGGCTTTATTTGTGGCCGAAAGGGTATTGATGCACCTATACATTTCCTTGAATTGCATTTCCTTATGTTCGGCAGACCCTTCATCCTCGATGGTGGTATCGGATTCCATTTCCATTTTTAGGGCGTAAGGTTTCTTCTTTCTAAGGCCCATTAAACAGGTATTCACGGCAATTCGATAAATCCAGGTTGAGACATGGCTGTCATTGCGAAATTCACTCAGGCTGTTCCAAACCTTCACAAATACCTCCTGGACCAAATCCTTGGCCATATCCTCATCGCCCGAAACATACCCAAGACATAGTCGCATCACCTGGTCATAATTGGCATGGTAGAGCTGCTCAAATTCTTGGTCGGTTTTATTCATTGTTGGTCAAGACAGCAATAAGTTGTTCCACTAACCACTTTGGTTTATCGTACATAATAAAATGGGCCGAGCCCTCCGCAAACCTAAGGTCATAATCGGCCAGGTTTTTGTACTGTTCTTCATAGGTCTTTTTGACCATTTCCTTTCCAAAGGGATGTGTGGCGGCAAAAATGGTCACCGGTATTTGGATGGCACTCACTGCTTTGCGCAAATCCACTTTTAGGTAATCCGTATACCCATAGACATATGTTTTTCTATCCGCCTTGAGCATCCAATCAACGATTTGGTCCTGCTTTTCCTGATGCAGTGTCATTCCAGATGCCATTTGCGTTGCCATTGCCCTAAA
The sequence above is a segment of the Muricauda sp. SCSIO 64092 genome. Coding sequences within it:
- a CDS encoding RNA polymerase sigma factor — protein: MNKTDQEFEQLYHANYDQVMRLCLGYVSGDEDMAKDLVQEVFVKVWNSLSEFRNDSHVSTWIYRIAVNTCLMGLRKKKPYALKMEMESDTTIEDEGSAEHKEMQFKEMYRCINTLSATNKAIILMELEGLAQKEIAAVMGMNHTAIRTRIHRIKTQLSKCVHHG